The following proteins come from a genomic window of Microbacterium sp. JZ31:
- a CDS encoding glycosyltransferase family 2 protein translates to MKRSRFERFAGLGILAVTLCAAGVLWWVLAATDPRPFWQPRTLELGAWSIRYDPHAPAVALIVAAIAVALIAGAGIAVYEDAVLKRSRRTAPRVAARPLAPRRIMADTRGVFAGEVTITVLIPAHDEEASLPATIASLRAQSTPPERIVVVADNCSDRTVEVARAAGVEVWETIDNDRKKAGALNQALRRVLLTLGDNDAVMVMDADTRLASAAFLATARQRMTADRALMAVGGLFLGEPGHGVLGMLQRNEYARYTREIERRRGKVFVLTGTASVFRPAALRAVAASRGTLLPGTNGDVYDTAALTEDNELTIAIKSLGGLITSPRECTVITELMPTWTMLWKQRLRWQRGAIENLAAYGVTPTTVRYWAQQIGIGYSVIALSAYFLLLALMVVAMDEWVWFPFWAGLGAIFAVERIVTVWRAGWRGRLLAALVLPELVFDLFLDIVFVKGIIDMVFRREATWSHLSARRATEEVTA, encoded by the coding sequence ATGAAGCGGTCGCGATTCGAGAGGTTCGCGGGGCTCGGCATCCTCGCGGTGACGCTGTGCGCCGCAGGTGTCCTGTGGTGGGTGCTCGCCGCGACCGATCCGCGGCCGTTCTGGCAGCCGCGCACGCTCGAGCTGGGAGCGTGGTCCATCCGCTACGACCCGCATGCGCCGGCCGTGGCGCTGATCGTCGCGGCGATCGCCGTCGCGCTGATCGCCGGGGCGGGCATCGCGGTCTACGAGGACGCCGTCCTGAAGCGCTCGCGCCGCACGGCGCCCCGGGTCGCCGCGCGACCGCTGGCACCGCGCCGGATCATGGCCGACACCCGCGGCGTGTTCGCCGGCGAGGTGACGATCACCGTGCTCATCCCCGCACACGACGAGGAGGCGAGCCTGCCCGCGACGATCGCGTCGCTCCGGGCGCAGTCGACGCCGCCCGAGCGGATCGTCGTCGTGGCCGACAACTGCTCCGACCGCACCGTCGAGGTGGCTCGTGCCGCCGGCGTGGAGGTGTGGGAGACGATCGACAACGACCGGAAGAAGGCCGGCGCCCTCAATCAGGCCCTGCGCCGGGTCCTCCTGACCCTCGGGGACAACGACGCCGTCATGGTGATGGACGCCGACACGCGGCTCGCGTCGGCCGCGTTTCTCGCCACCGCGCGCCAGCGCATGACCGCCGACCGCGCGCTCATGGCCGTGGGCGGCCTGTTCCTGGGCGAGCCGGGGCACGGCGTGCTGGGGATGCTGCAGCGCAACGAGTACGCGCGGTACACGCGCGAGATCGAGCGTCGCCGCGGCAAGGTGTTCGTGCTGACGGGCACGGCGTCTGTGTTCCGCCCGGCGGCGCTGCGCGCCGTCGCCGCGTCGCGGGGAACGCTGCTGCCGGGCACGAACGGCGACGTGTACGACACCGCGGCGCTGACGGAGGACAACGAGCTCACCATCGCGATCAAGAGCCTGGGCGGACTGATCACCTCGCCGCGGGAGTGCACCGTCATCACGGAGCTCATGCCCACGTGGACAATGCTGTGGAAGCAGCGCCTGCGCTGGCAGCGCGGCGCGATCGAGAACCTCGCGGCCTACGGCGTCACCCCGACGACCGTGCGCTACTGGGCGCAGCAGATCGGCATCGGCTACTCGGTCATCGCGCTCAGCGCGTACTTCCTGCTCCTCGCGCTGATGGTGGTGGCGATGGACGAGTGGGTCTGGTTCCCGTTCTGGGCCGGGCTGGGGGCGATCTTCGCCGTCGAGCGGATCGTGACGGTGTGGCGTGCGGGATGGAGGGGCAGGCTGCTCGCGGCGCTCGTGCTGCCCGAGCTCGTGTTCGACCTGTTCCTGGACATCGTGTTCGTCAAGGGCATCATCGACATGGTGTTCCGACGCGAGGCGACGTGGTCGCACCTGAGCGCGCGACGGGCGACCGAGGAGGTGACCGCATGA
- a CDS encoding EAL domain-containing protein, which translates to MQFWRAPEPLRGNGHEIHFQRLIDVRSEEVIGYEALARFADGRPPTAHLAQAAEAGRLIQLEIELLRSAVAAARIVPDHLLVTINASAATITAPEIDGALPAGRRWGLELAETSRIETADDLRSRVAQLGALMLIDDAGAQHACLDWIPKLQPAIVKIDKSVVWEACQRRSARRRLDEFVTVSRRVGAKTLAEGVETELHERVVTEAGIDYAQGFRYGEPAAVAA; encoded by the coding sequence ATGCAGTTTTGGAGGGCGCCGGAGCCGCTGCGAGGAAATGGGCATGAGATCCACTTCCAGCGGCTCATCGACGTGCGTTCGGAGGAGGTCATCGGCTACGAGGCGCTCGCGCGCTTCGCCGACGGACGTCCGCCGACCGCCCACCTGGCGCAGGCCGCCGAGGCGGGCCGGCTGATCCAGCTCGAGATCGAGCTGCTGCGCAGCGCCGTCGCGGCCGCGCGGATCGTGCCCGATCACCTGCTCGTGACCATCAACGCCTCGGCTGCCACGATCACGGCGCCCGAGATCGACGGCGCGCTGCCGGCCGGCCGGCGGTGGGGGCTCGAGCTGGCGGAGACCTCCCGCATCGAGACCGCAGATGACCTGCGCTCGCGCGTGGCGCAGCTGGGCGCCCTCATGCTGATCGACGACGCCGGCGCGCAGCATGCGTGCCTGGATTGGATCCCGAAGCTGCAGCCCGCGATCGTGAAGATCGACAAGAGCGTCGTCTGGGAGGCGTGTCAGCGGCGGTCCGCCCGTCGCCGCCTCGACGAGTTCGTGACGGTGTCTCGTCGCGTGGGCGCCAAGACGCTCGCCGAGGGCGTCGAGACCGAGCTGCACGAGCGCGTCGTCACGGAGGCGGGCATCGACTACGCCCAGGGCTTCCGCTACGGCGAGCCCGCCGCCGTCGCCGCCTGA
- a CDS encoding GGDEF domain-containing protein: MSRSVDHALGAAVGSIRRARGQEQGRRLPRQSSFSFATAVGALFFAVLIGAHVLVHRHTLVETSAQLAQLALCLLGGAWALAAGRRLPRWAGLVLVCGVGLGITVAQMASPDMGGFLSGLYLLPLLALYLGWAYPERTARLGIGCILLASMAAAAVNPALGGVLGPVGWSSLYAALVSVFVLEVSIALIRGLRHAMSTDPLTGALNRRGLRAEARGRRQGGHWVVVIDLDGLKPFNDRNGHAAGDMLLRESVRAWRSALDDTALIGRWGGDEFVIVVEADDAAAAQDAVLALRRASPHRFSAGIAELTPAVSLDRAFRQADRQLYSDKHRTPSRPARVFPPRTTAVLTAVRTAAGATRHRLATGVCIGAAALFLLTDLPEVIRADAGPESAVSLVDVLIGALTIAVALAMRDRFPSWAALVWVALTAATTFGHLAWMHSPVPLAEALLGLQLIAMLLGCLYAAGVARAFLLVVTVAMVTGMIAAGPRAGDDLVHVPVVVGIPASWFLLEVVLAVRLRMRRLAEVDELTGALNRLGFQDRLARMVRRAHRRGTALTVVAIDFDDFKLLNDEYGHHHGDLALRTASARWLKRLRGGDALARFGGDEFVLALPGVDLEGAGAVMRRLRLQADESWSWGAAALRTGERPDDLLLRADRALYAAKAGRATRVTDAGRGSDAGEAASGRVTQNG, encoded by the coding sequence ATGTCGCGCTCAGTCGACCATGCCCTCGGCGCTGCCGTGGGCTCGATCCGGCGCGCCCGCGGCCAGGAGCAGGGCCGCCGCCTGCCGCGGCAGTCCAGCTTCTCCTTCGCGACGGCCGTCGGCGCGCTGTTCTTCGCCGTGCTCATCGGCGCGCACGTCCTCGTCCACCGGCACACGCTCGTCGAGACCAGCGCGCAGCTCGCCCAGCTCGCGCTGTGTCTCCTCGGCGGCGCGTGGGCGCTGGCGGCGGGACGGCGGCTTCCGCGCTGGGCGGGGCTCGTGCTCGTGTGCGGCGTCGGGCTGGGGATCACGGTGGCCCAGATGGCCTCGCCGGACATGGGCGGATTCCTCAGCGGCCTGTATCTGCTTCCGCTGCTGGCGCTCTATCTCGGCTGGGCCTATCCCGAGCGGACCGCGCGCCTCGGCATCGGCTGCATCCTGCTCGCGTCCATGGCCGCGGCGGCCGTCAACCCGGCCCTCGGCGGTGTCCTCGGGCCGGTCGGCTGGTCGAGCCTGTACGCAGCCCTGGTCAGCGTCTTCGTGCTCGAGGTGTCGATCGCGCTGATCCGGGGACTCCGTCACGCCATGAGCACCGATCCGCTCACGGGGGCGCTGAACCGGCGCGGCCTTCGCGCGGAGGCGCGCGGCCGGCGGCAGGGCGGGCACTGGGTGGTCGTCATCGACCTCGACGGCTTGAAGCCGTTCAACGACCGGAACGGTCATGCCGCCGGCGACATGCTGCTGCGAGAGAGCGTGCGCGCGTGGCGGAGCGCGCTCGACGACACGGCGCTCATCGGACGCTGGGGCGGCGACGAGTTCGTGATCGTGGTGGAAGCGGATGACGCAGCCGCCGCGCAGGACGCCGTGCTCGCGCTGCGCCGCGCCTCCCCGCACCGGTTCAGCGCCGGCATCGCCGAGCTCACTCCCGCCGTGTCGCTGGACAGGGCGTTCCGGCAGGCCGATCGGCAGCTGTACAGCGACAAGCACCGCACGCCGTCGCGTCCGGCCCGCGTCTTCCCGCCGCGGACGACGGCGGTCCTCACCGCAGTGAGGACGGCCGCAGGCGCCACGCGTCACCGGCTGGCGACGGGGGTCTGCATCGGTGCCGCGGCGCTGTTCCTGCTCACCGATCTCCCCGAAGTGATCCGCGCGGACGCCGGGCCGGAATCGGCGGTCTCGCTCGTCGACGTGCTGATCGGTGCTCTGACGATCGCGGTGGCGCTGGCCATGAGAGACCGCTTCCCGTCGTGGGCGGCTCTGGTGTGGGTGGCGCTGACCGCCGCGACCACGTTCGGTCACCTGGCATGGATGCACTCGCCCGTGCCGCTCGCGGAGGCTCTGCTGGGACTGCAGCTCATCGCGATGCTGCTCGGATGCCTCTACGCGGCGGGCGTCGCCCGCGCGTTCCTGCTCGTCGTCACCGTGGCCATGGTGACAGGCATGATCGCGGCCGGCCCGCGGGCCGGGGACGATCTCGTCCACGTCCCCGTCGTCGTCGGCATCCCCGCCTCGTGGTTCCTCCTCGAGGTGGTGCTGGCCGTGCGACTGCGGATGCGCCGGCTCGCGGAGGTGGACGAGCTGACCGGCGCCCTGAACAGGCTGGGTTTCCAGGACCGTCTGGCTCGTATGGTGCGACGAGCTCATCGGCGTGGCACGGCGCTGACCGTGGTCGCCATCGACTTCGACGACTTCAAGCTGCTCAACGACGAGTACGGCCACCACCACGGCGACCTCGCGCTGCGCACCGCCAGCGCCCGATGGCTGAAGCGGCTGCGAGGCGGCGACGCGCTCGCCCGCTTCGGCGGCGACGAGTTCGTGCTGGCGCTGCCCGGGGTCGACCTGGAAGGCGCCGGTGCCGTGATGCGGCGGCTGCGGCTGCAGGCGGACGAGTCGTGGTCGTGGGGTGCCGCCGCGCTGCGCACGGGGGAGCGTCCCGACGACCTTCTGCTGCGGGCCGACCGAGCGCTCTACGCTGCCAAGGCCGGGCGTGCCACGCGCGTCACGGATGCCGGGCGCGGGTCGGACGCCGGCGAGGCGGCCTCCGGTCGGGTCACCCAGAACGGGTGA
- the trhA gene encoding PAQR family membrane homeostasis protein TrhA — protein MTQPANDDPTSADGVPQLPLLDAADRDADVEIRPTWRGWIHAGTFPVAVAAGIVLISLSEGAPAKWASAVFMASSLLLFGNSAVYHRFDWNPTTKAILRRIDHANILLLIAGTYTPIAVLALPPGKGSLLLTLVWGGAILGILFRVFWLGAPRWLYVALYLLLGWAAVMYLVDLLNANVAMMVLVIVGGLLYSAGAAVYGVKRPNPWPGRFGFHEIFHVCTVLAFLCHWTAALLIALEPLSGSLGG, from the coding sequence ATGACGCAACCGGCGAACGACGACCCGACCTCCGCCGACGGTGTGCCTCAGCTTCCTCTGCTGGACGCAGCCGATCGCGATGCAGACGTCGAGATCAGACCGACGTGGCGGGGCTGGATCCATGCGGGCACGTTCCCGGTGGCGGTCGCGGCCGGCATCGTCCTGATCAGCCTCTCAGAGGGCGCGCCCGCGAAGTGGGCGTCGGCCGTGTTCATGGCGTCGTCGCTGCTGCTGTTCGGCAACTCGGCGGTCTATCACCGCTTCGACTGGAATCCGACGACCAAGGCGATCCTGCGACGGATCGATCACGCGAACATCCTGCTGCTCATCGCCGGCACGTACACGCCGATCGCGGTGCTCGCGCTGCCGCCCGGCAAGGGCTCGCTGCTGCTCACGCTCGTGTGGGGCGGCGCGATCCTGGGCATCCTCTTCCGCGTGTTCTGGCTCGGCGCTCCGCGCTGGCTCTACGTGGCGCTGTACCTGCTGCTGGGCTGGGCGGCCGTGATGTACCTCGTCGACCTCCTGAACGCCAACGTCGCGATGATGGTGCTGGTCATCGTCGGCGGCCTGCTCTACTCGGCGGGTGCCGCCGTCTACGGCGTCAAGCGTCCCAACCCGTGGCCGGGGCGCTTCGGCTTCCACGAGATCTTCCATGTCTGCACGGTGCTGGCGTTCCTGTGCCACTGGACCGCGGCGCTGCTCATCGCACTCGAGCCCCTGAGCGGCTCGCTCGGCGGCTGA
- a CDS encoding isoprenyl transferase: MRPAEGRGPLYRLYSSRLRRQINPESVPHHVAMVIDGNRRWARQLGYDSVAHGYRAGAAKIMEFLGWCDELGVKVVTLYLLSNDNLRKRDSTELADLIDIIADLAGDLAASGDWRVHHAGRPEGLPETLATALRQAQERTRTHTGLHVNLAVGYGGRHEIVDAVRRIIVKHDESGGTLEQLAENLTPEAIGEHLYTGGQPDPDLVIRTSGEQRLSDFLVWQSAHSEFYFVEALGPDLREVDFLRAIRDYAKRDRRFGG; encoded by the coding sequence TTGCGTCCGGCCGAGGGCCGCGGCCCGCTGTACCGGTTGTACAGCTCCCGGCTGCGGCGTCAGATCAACCCGGAGAGCGTGCCGCACCACGTCGCGATGGTGATCGACGGCAACCGCCGGTGGGCGAGGCAGCTCGGCTACGACTCGGTCGCGCACGGCTACCGCGCCGGCGCGGCGAAGATCATGGAGTTCCTGGGCTGGTGCGACGAGCTGGGGGTCAAGGTCGTCACGCTCTACCTGCTCTCGAACGACAACCTGCGAAAGCGCGACTCGACCGAGCTCGCCGACCTGATCGACATCATCGCCGACCTGGCGGGCGACCTCGCGGCCAGCGGCGACTGGCGCGTGCACCACGCGGGGCGCCCGGAGGGGCTCCCCGAGACGCTCGCCACGGCGCTGCGGCAGGCGCAGGAGCGCACCCGCACGCACACCGGCCTGCACGTCAATCTCGCCGTCGGCTACGGCGGGCGCCACGAGATCGTCGACGCGGTGCGCCGCATCATCGTCAAGCACGACGAGAGCGGCGGCACGCTCGAGCAGCTCGCCGAGAACCTCACGCCGGAGGCGATCGGGGAGCACCTCTACACCGGGGGACAGCCGGATCCCGACCTGGTCATCCGCACGAGCGGCGAGCAGCGACTGAGCGACTTCCTCGTGTGGCAGAGCGCGCACAGCGAGTTCTACTTCGTGGAGGCGCTGGGACCGGACCTCCGGGAGGTCGACTTCCTGCGCGCCATCCGCGACTACGCCAAGCGCGACCGGCGTTTCGGGGGCTGA
- a CDS encoding aminotransferase class V-fold PLP-dependent enzyme, translated as MTSTIDAFRATFEVEPGYLDWAAFGPVSPAVRDEVAADFEMLSTGRASSIAHVAAQQDETCALIARLLGAATDEVTLQPSATYGLMHAVYGLSGGVLASPAEFPNIPTAITRAADAFGRVRPQWLTAPDGVVTPEAVADALEEETAALVVSHVDFRTGYRVDLGALREAIGPDRLLIVDAVQSFGIVEADWQVADVVCGHGYKWLRAGRGTGFAWFGARARAAIQPVLSGFRGAEGGMTVDAVPPPAASAQAYTVSGSDAMLPARLAVALAEIDGVGVAAIEEGLAERTARVIEIAQRHDIPVVTPLDPARRAGIVALAPGSVAALGAELANRGVSVTTRSGLVRVAPHVGTDDETLGLLDDACAAFAQQRA; from the coding sequence GTGACCAGCACCATCGACGCGTTCCGCGCCACGTTCGAGGTCGAACCCGGATACCTCGACTGGGCGGCTTTCGGGCCGGTCTCGCCCGCCGTCCGCGATGAGGTCGCCGCCGACTTCGAGATGCTGAGCACCGGACGCGCGAGCAGCATCGCGCACGTCGCGGCGCAGCAGGACGAGACGTGCGCCCTGATCGCCCGGCTGCTGGGCGCGGCGACCGACGAGGTCACGCTGCAGCCCTCCGCGACGTACGGGTTGATGCACGCGGTCTACGGACTCTCCGGCGGAGTGCTCGCCTCGCCCGCGGAGTTCCCCAACATCCCGACCGCGATCACGCGCGCCGCCGACGCCTTCGGGCGGGTGCGCCCGCAATGGCTGACGGCGCCGGACGGCGTGGTGACGCCGGAGGCGGTCGCGGACGCGCTCGAGGAGGAGACGGCCGCGCTGGTGGTGAGCCACGTCGACTTCCGCACCGGGTACCGCGTCGATCTCGGCGCGCTGCGCGAGGCGATCGGGCCGGACCGGCTGCTGATCGTCGACGCCGTGCAGTCGTTCGGCATCGTGGAGGCGGACTGGCAGGTCGCGGACGTCGTGTGCGGTCATGGCTACAAGTGGCTGCGCGCCGGTCGGGGCACGGGCTTCGCGTGGTTCGGCGCCCGGGCGCGCGCCGCGATCCAGCCCGTCCTGTCCGGGTTCCGCGGAGCCGAGGGCGGCATGACGGTCGACGCCGTGCCGCCACCCGCCGCCTCTGCGCAGGCGTACACCGTCAGCGGCTCCGACGCGATGCTGCCCGCGCGGCTCGCGGTCGCGCTCGCCGAGATCGACGGCGTCGGCGTCGCGGCGATCGAGGAGGGACTGGCCGAGCGCACCGCGCGCGTGATCGAGATCGCGCAGCGGCATGACATCCCCGTCGTGACGCCGCTCGACCCGGCTCGCAGGGCAGGGATCGTCGCGCTCGCGCCCGGCAGTGTCGCGGCGCTCGGCGCGGAGCTCGCCAATCGCGGAGTGAGCGTCACGACCCGGTCCGGGCTGGTGCGCGTCGCACCGCACGTGGGCACCGACGACGAGACGCTCGGACTGCTCGATGACGCGTGCGCGGCGTTCGCGCAGCAGCGCGCGTAG
- a CDS encoding PhoH family protein codes for MLRTYVLDTSVLLSDPRAFFRFAEHSVVIPVVVITELEGKRHDPELGYFARQALRHLDELRVEHGRLDFPVPVGEGGTLRVELNNTDPSVLPSGVRLGDNDTRILAVAMHLAQDGNEVTVISKDLPMRVKAASLGLSAEEYLAEQAVDSGWTGIATLHLSGDDMADLYESEVASHDDAHGLPVNTGLVIHSERGSALGRVTGDAELKLVRGDRDVFGLHGRSAEQRIAIDLLLDPEVGIVSLGGRAGTGKSALALCAGLEAVLERQQQKKIIVFRPLFAVGGQELGYLPGDQAEKMNPWGQAVYDTLGSVVSTNVLDEVVQRGLLEVLPLTHIRGRSLHDAFVIVDEAQSLERNVLLTVLSRMGQNSRVVLTHDVAQRDNLRVGRHDGIASVIETLKGHGLFGHVTLTRSERSAIAALVTDLLEVGELA; via the coding sequence ATCCTGCGCACCTACGTGCTCGACACGTCGGTGCTGCTCAGCGATCCCCGGGCGTTCTTCCGCTTCGCCGAGCACTCGGTCGTGATCCCGGTCGTGGTGATCACCGAGCTCGAGGGCAAGCGGCACGATCCCGAACTGGGCTACTTCGCCCGCCAGGCGCTTCGCCACCTCGACGAGCTGCGAGTCGAGCACGGCCGTCTCGACTTCCCCGTGCCGGTCGGCGAAGGCGGCACGCTGCGTGTCGAGCTCAACAACACCGACCCGAGCGTGCTGCCGAGCGGCGTCCGGCTCGGTGACAACGACACGCGGATCCTCGCGGTCGCGATGCACTTGGCGCAGGACGGCAACGAGGTCACCGTGATCTCGAAGGACCTCCCGATGCGCGTCAAGGCCGCTTCGCTCGGACTCTCCGCGGAGGAGTACCTGGCCGAGCAGGCGGTGGACTCGGGCTGGACCGGCATCGCGACGCTGCACCTGTCGGGCGACGACATGGCGGATCTGTACGAGAGCGAGGTCGCGTCGCATGACGACGCGCACGGGCTGCCGGTCAACACCGGCCTCGTGATCCACTCGGAGCGCGGATCGGCGCTCGGCCGCGTCACGGGCGACGCAGAGCTCAAGCTCGTGCGGGGCGACCGCGACGTGTTCGGCCTGCACGGCCGCTCGGCCGAGCAGCGCATCGCGATCGACCTCCTGCTCGACCCCGAGGTCGGGATCGTCTCGCTCGGCGGCCGTGCCGGCACCGGCAAGTCGGCGCTCGCGCTGTGCGCGGGCCTCGAGGCGGTGCTGGAGCGGCAGCAGCAGAAGAAGATCATCGTCTTCCGCCCGCTGTTCGCGGTCGGCGGCCAGGAGCTGGGCTACCTGCCCGGCGACCAGGCGGAGAAGATGAACCCCTGGGGTCAGGCGGTGTACGACACGCTCGGCTCGGTGGTGTCGACCAACGTGCTCGACGAGGTCGTGCAGCGCGGACTGCTGGAGGTCCTGCCGCTCACGCACATCCGCGGACGATCGCTGCACGACGCGTTCGTGATCGTGGACGAGGCGCAGTCGCTCGAGCGCAACGTGCTGCTGACGGTGCTCAGCCGCATGGGGCAGAACTCGCGCGTCGTGCTCACGCACGACGTGGCGCAGCGCGACAACCTGCGCGTCGGCCGCCATGACGGGATCGCGAGCGTCATCGAGACCCTGAAGGGCCACGGGCTGTTCGGTCACGTGACGCTCACCCGCTCGGAGCGCTCGGCCATCGCGGCGCTCGTCACAGACCTGCTGGAGGTCGGCGAGCTCGCCTGA
- a CDS encoding carbon starvation CstA family protein, which yields MSDTRSRTRERALPPVAVEDKPKWTPLKIVIWAVIALLGGLGWTMLAIVRGETVNAIWFVFAAVATYLIFYRFYSKYIERLITRPDDRRATPAEYKADGKDFVPTDRRVLFGHHFAAIAGAGPLTGPVLAAQMGYLPGTIWIIVGVVLAGAVQDYLVMFFSMRRGGRSLGQMAKDELGRFGGAAAILATLLIMIIITAILALVVVNALGESPWGVFSVAMTIPIALFMGAYLRWIRPGKIAEVSLIGFVLLMAAIVAGQYVGASEWGQAIFGLDRTTIAWCIIIYGFVAAVLPVWMLLAPRDYLSTFMKIGVIVLLAVAILFVQPTVQMPALSIFAAGETGPVWAGSLFPFLFVTIACGALSGFHALISSGTTPKMVEKEKQTRFIGYGGMLMESFVAIMALVAAITIDQGIYFAMNSSPAATGGTVEGAVAFINNLGLTGVNVTAEQLTGAAVGVGEESIISRTGGAPTLAFGLANILHQWLGGTAWLGFWYHFAIMFEALFILTAVDAGTRVARFMLQDSIGNIVPKFKDTSWRVGAWICTAIMVAGWGAVLLMGVTDPLGGINTLFPLFGISNQLLAAIALAVVMVIIARRRTFKGLWIVAVPLAFVTVVTFTGSIQKIFSPTPAVGYWANHVKFRDGIADGTYADFAPGVDDAAKLAAAEATVRNTAVQGTLSIVFLVLAAIVISVAIIQVVKAFRATEVIDNEDPAVPSRRFAPAGLFATAEERALEKEWNALPEEMQPTRGH from the coding sequence ATGTCAGACACCAGATCCCGGACCCGAGAGCGGGCGCTGCCGCCCGTCGCGGTCGAGGACAAGCCGAAGTGGACGCCGCTGAAGATCGTCATCTGGGCCGTGATCGCCCTGCTCGGCGGCCTGGGCTGGACGATGCTCGCCATCGTGCGCGGCGAGACGGTCAACGCGATCTGGTTCGTCTTCGCGGCCGTCGCGACGTACCTGATCTTCTACCGCTTCTACTCCAAGTACATCGAGCGCCTGATCACGCGGCCGGACGACCGCCGCGCGACGCCGGCCGAGTACAAGGCGGACGGCAAGGATTTCGTGCCGACCGACCGCCGCGTCCTGTTCGGCCACCACTTCGCCGCCATCGCCGGCGCCGGCCCGCTGACGGGTCCCGTGCTCGCGGCGCAGATGGGCTACCTGCCCGGCACCATCTGGATCATCGTGGGCGTCGTGCTCGCGGGCGCCGTGCAGGACTACCTCGTGATGTTCTTCTCGATGCGTCGCGGAGGCCGCTCGCTCGGGCAGATGGCGAAGGACGAGCTCGGCCGCTTCGGCGGCGCGGCCGCGATCCTCGCGACGCTGCTCATCATGATCATCATCACGGCGATCCTGGCGCTCGTCGTCGTCAACGCGCTCGGCGAGAGCCCGTGGGGCGTGTTCTCCGTCGCCATGACGATCCCGATCGCACTGTTCATGGGCGCGTACCTGCGCTGGATCCGTCCGGGCAAGATCGCCGAGGTCTCGCTCATCGGCTTCGTGCTGCTGATGGCGGCGATCGTCGCCGGCCAGTACGTGGGCGCGAGCGAGTGGGGCCAGGCGATCTTCGGCCTCGACCGCACCACGATCGCGTGGTGCATCATCATCTACGGCTTCGTGGCCGCCGTCCTGCCCGTCTGGATGCTGCTCGCGCCGCGCGACTACCTGTCGACGTTCATGAAGATCGGCGTCATCGTCCTGCTCGCGGTGGCGATCCTGTTCGTGCAGCCGACCGTGCAGATGCCGGCGCTCAGCATCTTCGCCGCCGGTGAGACCGGCCCCGTCTGGGCGGGAAGCCTGTTCCCGTTCCTGTTCGTCACGATCGCGTGCGGTGCGCTTTCGGGCTTCCACGCGCTGATCTCCTCGGGCACGACGCCGAAGATGGTCGAGAAGGAGAAGCAGACCCGCTTCATCGGCTACGGCGGCATGCTCATGGAGTCGTTCGTCGCCATCATGGCGCTCGTCGCGGCGATCACGATCGATCAGGGCATCTACTTCGCGATGAACTCCTCTCCGGCCGCGACGGGCGGCACGGTCGAGGGCGCCGTGGCCTTCATCAACAACCTCGGCCTCACGGGCGTGAACGTCACGGCCGAGCAGCTCACGGGCGCCGCGGTCGGCGTGGGCGAGGAGTCGATCATCTCCCGCACCGGCGGCGCGCCGACGCTGGCCTTCGGGCTCGCGAACATCCTGCACCAGTGGCTCGGAGGCACCGCGTGGCTGGGCTTCTGGTACCACTTCGCAATCATGTTCGAGGCGCTGTTCATCCTCACCGCGGTGGACGCCGGCACGCGCGTCGCCCGGTTCATGCTGCAGGACTCGATCGGCAACATCGTCCCGAAGTTCAAGGACACGTCGTGGCGCGTGGGCGCCTGGATCTGCACGGCGATCATGGTCGCCGGGTGGGGCGCCGTCCTGCTCATGGGCGTGACGGATCCGCTCGGCGGCATCAACACGCTGTTCCCGCTGTTCGGCATCTCGAACCAGCTGCTGGCGGCGATCGCCCTCGCGGTCGTGATGGTGATCATCGCCCGTCGCCGCACGTTCAAGGGCCTGTGGATCGTCGCCGTCCCGCTCGCGTTCGTGACCGTGGTGACGTTCACCGGCTCGATCCAGAAGATCTTCTCGCCGACCCCGGCGGTGGGCTACTGGGCCAACCACGTGAAGTTCCGCGACGGCATCGCCGACGGCACGTACGCCGACTTCGCGCCGGGCGTGGACGACGCGGCCAAGCTCGCGGCGGCCGAGGCCACCGTGCGCAACACCGCGGTGCAGGGCACGCTCTCGATCGTGTTCCTCGTGCTCGCGGCGATCGTCATCTCGGTCGCGATCATCCAGGTGGTCAAGGCGTTCCGCGCGACGGAGGTCATCGACAACGAGGACCCGGCGGTGCCGTCGCGTCGCTTCGCCCCCGCGGGCCTGTTCGCCACGGCGGAGGAGCGCGCGCTCGAGAAGGAGTGGAACGCGCTCCCCGAGGAGATGCAGCCGACCCGTGGTCACTGA
- a CDS encoding YbdD/YjiX family protein, giving the protein MVTDTRPQVRPTTLAAMAGRGWRALVWFIKGVTGESKYDSYLAHERAVHPDREPMTPAEYWRCVYSEQDANPGSRCC; this is encoded by the coding sequence GTGGTCACTGACACGCGCCCGCAGGTCCGGCCGACCACCCTCGCGGCGATGGCCGGCCGGGGCTGGCGCGCACTCGTGTGGTTCATCAAGGGCGTGACGGGGGAGTCGAAGTACGACTCGTACCTCGCGCACGAGCGCGCCGTCCATCCGGATCGCGAGCCCATGACGCCCGCAGAGTACTGGCGCTGCGTCTACAGCGAGCAGGACGCGAACCCCGGCTCGCGCTGCTGCTGA